In one Acetobacter sp. genomic region, the following are encoded:
- the murG gene encoding undecaprenyldiphospho-muramoylpentapeptide beta-N-acetylglucosaminyltransferase codes for MENSDMTTQANISSIGPIVIAAGGTGGHFFPAEALADVLVGRGYCVALMTDARAGKRTSGVFATTEQFILPGAGVAGRGPIRAFKGGLALLRGANEARRIMAKLRPAAVVGFGGYPSVPPLLGARLLPSPSRPKIILHEGNAVLGKANAFLARFANGIGTSFSDVKGLPPSAHVALTGMPVRPAIAALAGEGYTPPDNLIHLLVWGGSLGARVFSDIVPGALAALPLAIRERLQITQQVRAEDLERVRTAYESFGIAATLAPFFPNVAELMRQAHLVIGRAGGSSVAELEVAGRPSILVPLPVAASDEQTANAQALEGVGAAWLFRQPTFTVEALAPLLTMMLTDTGILTAAASAAAKLGRPDAAERLADLVEATLHPGSGGRYSSPFPSSPASSGNATQTVESKP; via the coding sequence ATGGAAAACAGCGACATGACTACGCAGGCGAACATTTCCTCCATCGGCCCCATCGTCATTGCAGCGGGCGGCACTGGCGGTCACTTCTTCCCCGCCGAGGCGCTCGCCGATGTGCTGGTCGGGCGCGGCTACTGTGTCGCCCTGATGACGGATGCAAGAGCGGGCAAACGCACCTCCGGCGTCTTCGCCACGACGGAACAGTTCATCCTGCCGGGTGCGGGTGTCGCGGGACGTGGACCGATCCGGGCGTTCAAGGGAGGGCTCGCCCTCCTGCGTGGCGCGAATGAAGCCCGTCGCATCATGGCCAAGCTGCGTCCCGCTGCTGTCGTCGGGTTCGGCGGCTACCCCTCCGTGCCACCCCTGCTCGGCGCACGTCTCCTGCCCAGCCCGTCGCGTCCGAAGATCATTCTGCATGAAGGCAACGCCGTTCTGGGCAAGGCCAACGCCTTCCTCGCCCGGTTCGCAAACGGGATCGGCACGTCTTTCAGCGACGTCAAAGGGCTGCCTCCCAGCGCTCATGTCGCGCTGACCGGCATGCCCGTGCGTCCCGCCATCGCCGCGCTTGCGGGAGAGGGCTACACACCGCCGGACAATCTCATTCACCTGCTGGTCTGGGGCGGCTCACTCGGCGCACGTGTTTTCTCCGATATCGTGCCCGGTGCGCTGGCGGCGCTTCCGCTGGCCATCCGTGAGCGCTTGCAGATCACGCAGCAGGTTCGCGCCGAGGATCTGGAGCGTGTTCGCACCGCCTATGAATCCTTCGGCATCGCCGCCACGCTGGCTCCATTCTTCCCGAATGTGGCGGAACTCATGCGGCAGGCGCATCTGGTGATCGGACGGGCTGGCGGGTCATCTGTGGCTGAACTGGAGGTGGCTGGCCGTCCTTCCATTCTCGTGCCGCTGCCGGTCGCCGCGAGTGACGAACAGACCGCCAACGCCCAGGCCCTTGAAGGGGTCGGCGCAGCCTGGCTTTTCCGCCAGCCGACCTTCACCGTGGAAGCTCTGGCGCCCCTGCTGACCATGATGCTGACCGACACGGGCATTCTCACCGCCGCCGCCAGCGCCGCCGCAAAGCTGGGTCGTCCGGATGCGGCGGAACGTCTGGCTGATCTGGTCGAGGCCACCTTGCATCCCGGGTCCGGGGGACGCTATTCCTCCCCGTTTCCATCATCCCCTGCGTCCTCCGGAAACGCTACACAGACCGTGGAGTCCAAGCCATGA
- the mraY gene encoding phospho-N-acetylmuramoyl-pentapeptide-transferase yields the protein MLYLLVAHHAHGHTTFLNLFRYLTFRAGGACLTALAIALLLGNPVIRELKRIQREGQPIRALGPERHILEKAGTPTMGGILILIALFVSTLLWADLQNGFVWAVLFVTGSFGAIGFADDYLKLSRRNTDGVSKKARLTCEFATSLIAGWWMQHMMPPELANHLAFPFVKDFLLPLGIAFPIFAMVTIAGFGNAVNFTDGLDGLATVPVVIASLVFALIAYLVGNHVFADYLQLHAVPGTGELAIFCAALVGAGLGFLWFNAPPASVFMGDTGSLSLGGALGAVAVATKHELVLCIVGGLFVVETLSVVIQVFWYKRTKRRVFLMAPLHHHFEKKGWQEPKIVVRFWIVSVVLGLFGLATLKLR from the coding sequence ATGCTGTATCTGCTGGTCGCCCATCACGCACACGGTCACACGACGTTTCTCAACCTGTTCCGCTATCTCACCTTCAGGGCTGGCGGAGCCTGCCTGACTGCGCTCGCCATCGCCCTGCTGCTTGGCAATCCGGTGATCCGGGAACTCAAGCGTATCCAGCGTGAAGGGCAACCCATTCGCGCGCTCGGCCCGGAACGCCACATTCTGGAGAAAGCCGGAACGCCGACGATGGGCGGTATCCTGATCCTGATCGCGCTATTTGTTTCGACGCTGCTCTGGGCCGACCTACAGAACGGCTTCGTCTGGGCCGTGCTGTTCGTCACCGGCTCTTTCGGCGCGATCGGTTTCGCGGATGACTATCTCAAGCTGTCCAGACGCAATACGGATGGCGTGTCGAAGAAAGCCCGCCTCACCTGCGAGTTCGCCACCTCCCTGATCGCGGGCTGGTGGATGCAGCATATGATGCCGCCTGAACTGGCCAATCATCTCGCTTTTCCATTCGTGAAGGATTTCCTGCTGCCGCTCGGCATCGCTTTCCCAATATTCGCGATGGTGACGATCGCCGGTTTCGGCAACGCCGTGAACTTCACGGACGGACTGGATGGGCTGGCGACAGTTCCTGTGGTGATTGCCTCACTTGTGTTCGCCCTGATCGCCTATCTGGTCGGCAACCATGTCTTTGCCGACTATCTCCAGCTTCACGCGGTTCCGGGAACTGGCGAACTCGCCATCTTCTGCGCGGCGCTGGTCGGCGCGGGACTGGGCTTTCTCTGGTTCAATGCGCCGCCTGCCTCCGTGTTCATGGGCGATACCGGCTCGCTGTCCCTCGGTGGTGCGCTGGGAGCCGTGGCCGTGGCCACCAAGCATGAACTGGTGCTGTGCATCGTCGGCGGTCTGTTTGTGGTCGAAACGCTGTCTGTTGTGATTCAGGTCTTCTGGTACAAACGCACCAAGCGCCGTGTGTTCCTGATGGCCCCGCTGCATCATCACTTTGAAAAGAAGGGCTGGCAGGAACCCAAGATCGTCGTCCGGTTCTGGATCGTCTCCGTCGTGCTGGGGCTGTTCGGCCTCGCCACGCTGAAGCTGCGCTGA
- a CDS encoding UDP-N-acetylmuramoyl-tripeptide--D-alanyl-D-alanine ligase — translation MSILWTGEELAAATQGCFAGARSGEDRAITVSGVSIDTRTLEEGDLFIALLGENSDGHAHVAAALEKGAAVALVHRTEGLEGVDPTDPRLLSVGDTMVGLWDLARAARARFTGDVIAVTGSVGKTTTKEMLRVALGALGMTHASAASYNNHWGVPLTLARLPRDAAFCVSEIGMNHPGEIAPLAELVRPDVAVISTIGSAHLGHMGSLEAIAQEKASIIAALPRGGIAIVPDDAAGQPIFTDVAQASGVTLWKSGFAGTSTARITDLELSGEGSRFVAHVAETAVPVEIRAPGEHLARNALSTLAVVAALHGGGPELSRAAVALAGFTPGTGRGAASPILGGEALLLDESYNASVLSIRAALGVLALLPAKRRIAVLGDIRELGDFAREEHLSLEPAVSAAADLVFCCGPHMKDLFDALPSSRQGSWEENSTALAPRVRETLRPGDAVLVKGSFGSRMKIVVDALKAESL, via the coding sequence GTGAGCATTCTCTGGACAGGCGAGGAATTGGCTGCCGCGACCCAAGGATGTTTCGCTGGGGCACGCTCCGGAGAGGACCGTGCGATCACGGTCTCCGGTGTGTCGATCGACACACGCACGCTTGAGGAAGGCGATTTGTTTATCGCCCTTCTGGGCGAGAACTCGGACGGTCACGCCCACGTCGCCGCAGCGCTGGAGAAGGGCGCGGCAGTGGCGCTCGTGCATCGCACGGAAGGGCTGGAAGGCGTTGATCCCACTGATCCACGCCTGCTGAGTGTCGGTGACACGATGGTCGGCCTGTGGGATCTGGCGCGTGCGGCGCGTGCCCGCTTCACAGGCGATGTCATCGCCGTGACAGGTAGCGTCGGCAAGACCACGACCAAGGAAATGCTGCGGGTGGCGCTCGGTGCGCTCGGCATGACCCATGCGTCCGCCGCCTCCTACAACAACCATTGGGGCGTGCCGCTGACCCTGGCCCGACTGCCGCGTGACGCCGCGTTCTGCGTCAGCGAAATCGGCATGAACCATCCCGGCGAGATCGCCCCGCTGGCTGAACTGGTGCGGCCCGATGTGGCCGTCATTTCCACAATCGGCTCGGCACATCTGGGGCATATGGGCAGCCTTGAGGCCATCGCACAGGAAAAGGCGTCGATCATCGCGGCACTTCCACGCGGTGGCATCGCCATCGTGCCGGATGATGCGGCAGGTCAGCCGATCTTTACTGACGTCGCGCAGGCTTCTGGCGTTACTCTCTGGAAGTCCGGTTTTGCCGGAACCAGCACAGCGCGCATCACCGATCTTGAGCTTTCGGGTGAAGGAAGCCGGTTTGTCGCCCATGTGGCGGAGACAGCCGTTCCTGTCGAAATTCGTGCGCCCGGCGAACATCTCGCCCGCAATGCCCTGTCCACTCTGGCGGTCGTCGCGGCCCTGCATGGCGGCGGCCCGGAACTCAGCCGGGCGGCTGTGGCTCTTGCCGGTTTCACTCCCGGCACGGGACGTGGCGCGGCCTCCCCCATTCTCGGCGGCGAGGCTCTTCTGCTGGATGAGAGCTACAACGCCTCCGTCCTGTCGATCAGAGCCGCCCTTGGCGTGCTCGCGCTTCTGCCGGCCAAACGCCGCATTGCCGTGTTGGGAGACATCCGCGAACTGGGTGACTTCGCACGCGAGGAACATCTCTCCCTTGAGCCTGCGGTCAGCGCCGCGGCCGACCTTGTTTTCTGTTGTGGACCGCACATGAAAGACCTGTTTGACGCCCTGCCCTCTTCCCGTCAGGGAAGCTGGGAGGAGAACTCCACTGCGCTTGCGCCGCGTGTGCGGGAAACCCTGCGACCGGGCGACGCCGTGCTGGTCAAGGGCAGCTTCGGCAGCCGTATGAAGATTGTCGTGGACGCGCTGAAAGCGGAGAGCCTCTGA
- the murD gene encoding UDP-N-acetylmuramoyl-L-alanine--D-glutamate ligase: MSAKTSFPADLFAGHRFAVLGLGRNGTPAAKALANMGATVQAWDDGEAGRAALAGWKTSSGTLTVSPLDSLDGFDALVMSPGIPHLLPTVHPVAAMAKAAGVPILSDADLLFQAVRKSGSKARFAGVTGTNGKSTTTALLAHLLRHAGLPVAEGGNLGPASLSLPLLPDNGVYVLEMSSYMLERLATLHFDTACLLNLTPDHLDRHGDMAGYATAKTHIFDRMTGSDLVVIGNGDTWCRDIAASLKERDISVETISGLDDETADFHLHEGAVVSHGMVIARPGATLPGAHNAENACAALAMALRLGVASSSLASGIGDFAGLAHRQKHVADIDGVAYVDDSKATNADAAARALGCYSKIVWIAGGVAKAGGISDLVPYFSRIARAFLIGKDAPILAETLAAHKVPYEIVGDLEHAVPAARQAAAAENAEVVLLSPACASFDQFPGFEARGLRFAALVHALKDHA, from the coding sequence TTGTCCGCCAAAACCTCATTCCCTGCCGATCTGTTCGCTGGCCACCGTTTTGCGGTGCTCGGGTTGGGCCGCAACGGCACGCCGGCCGCAAAGGCGCTGGCGAACATGGGTGCTACCGTGCAGGCGTGGGATGATGGCGAGGCCGGACGGGCAGCGCTTGCAGGATGGAAGACCTCTTCCGGCACACTGACCGTCTCGCCGCTCGACAGTCTGGACGGATTTGACGCGCTGGTCATGTCGCCGGGCATTCCTCATCTCCTGCCAACCGTGCATCCGGTCGCAGCCATGGCGAAGGCGGCTGGCGTGCCGATCCTCTCAGACGCCGACCTGCTGTTTCAGGCGGTTCGCAAAAGCGGATCGAAGGCCCGGTTCGCGGGCGTCACCGGCACGAACGGCAAGTCCACCACCACCGCCCTGCTGGCCCATCTGCTGCGTCATGCCGGACTGCCTGTGGCGGAAGGCGGCAATCTCGGTCCCGCTTCCCTGTCCCTGCCTCTGCTGCCGGACAATGGCGTCTATGTGCTGGAAATGTCGTCCTACATGCTCGAACGGCTGGCGACCCTGCATTTCGACACGGCCTGCCTGCTCAATCTCACGCCGGATCATCTCGACCGACACGGCGACATGGCGGGCTACGCCACGGCCAAGACACATATCTTCGACCGGATGACCGGCTCCGATCTGGTGGTTATCGGCAACGGGGACACGTGGTGCCGGGACATCGCCGCCAGCCTGAAAGAGCGGGACATCTCCGTCGAGACCATTTCAGGCCTGGACGACGAGACCGCTGATTTTCATCTGCATGAAGGCGCTGTCGTCAGCCACGGCATGGTCATCGCCCGCCCCGGCGCAACATTGCCCGGCGCGCACAACGCGGAGAACGCATGCGCGGCGCTCGCCATGGCGCTGCGTCTCGGCGTCGCTTCCAGCAGTCTGGCCAGCGGGATCGGGGATTTCGCCGGGCTGGCGCATCGTCAGAAACATGTCGCGGATATCGACGGTGTGGCCTATGTCGATGACAGCAAGGCGACCAATGCCGACGCTGCTGCCCGTGCGCTCGGCTGCTACAGCAAAATCGTCTGGATTGCGGGCGGCGTGGCCAAGGCAGGCGGCATTTCCGACCTCGTCCCGTATTTCTCCCGGATCGCCAGAGCCTTCCTGATCGGCAAGGATGCCCCGATACTAGCGGAAACGCTGGCCGCGCATAAAGTGCCTTACGAGATTGTGGGTGATCTGGAGCACGCCGTTCCAGCCGCCCGACAGGCCGCTGCGGCAGAGAACGCCGAGGTCGTGCTTCTCTCTCCGGCCTGCGCCAGCTTTGACCAGTTTCCGGGGTTCGAGGCGCGCGGCCTCCGCTTCGCCGCACTGGTGCACGCGCTGAAGGATCACGCCTGA
- a CDS encoding FtsW/RodA/SpoVE family cell cycle protein translates to MARFSRIDNSALGRWWRSVDHVTLACVGILIGFGYILMLAASPAVAVRIGASRNMFIFKQVFFLTLAGCVTIAVSMLSRKGVIRLGFIGGAIAIAATVMTLVHGIEIKGARRWIALPMMSVQPSEFLKPCFAVMTAWLLAKRHEIRRFPGMLLALACYAVILILLKSQPDIGMLTVVSTVFLAQLFVDGLNLILVAGGVGIMIAAGIAAFFLFPHVHSRVERFLHPDVGDHYQIDTALRAFGNGGLLGRGPGEGRVKDLLPDAHADFVFAVAGEEYGLLICLFIIAVFATIVIRALLKLLREDDPFLIMATAGLVTGFGLQAFVNMASTLHLIPTKGMTLPFISYGGSSALSISLAIGMVLALTRQRVGQSRLSRSLTEPTRGTWKTAT, encoded by the coding sequence ATGGCCCGGTTTTCCCGCATTGACAACTCGGCGCTCGGGCGCTGGTGGCGCAGCGTCGATCATGTGACGCTGGCCTGTGTGGGGATTCTGATCGGCTTCGGCTACATCCTGATGCTCGCCGCCAGCCCTGCCGTGGCCGTGCGTATCGGCGCGTCCCGCAACATGTTCATCTTCAAGCAGGTCTTCTTCCTCACGCTTGCCGGATGCGTGACCATCGCCGTGTCGATGCTCTCCCGCAAGGGCGTGATCCGGCTCGGCTTTATCGGCGGTGCGATCGCCATTGCGGCAACAGTCATGACACTGGTTCACGGCATCGAGATCAAGGGCGCGCGCCGCTGGATCGCCCTGCCGATGATGTCCGTGCAGCCGTCAGAATTTCTCAAGCCATGCTTCGCCGTGATGACGGCATGGCTGTTGGCGAAGCGGCACGAAATCCGGCGTTTTCCGGGGATGCTGCTGGCGCTCGCCTGTTACGCGGTCATTCTGATCCTGCTGAAATCCCAGCCGGATATCGGCATGCTCACCGTTGTTTCCACCGTGTTTCTGGCCCAGCTTTTCGTGGATGGGCTCAACCTTATTCTGGTCGCGGGCGGTGTCGGCATCATGATCGCGGCTGGTATCGCGGCTTTCTTCCTGTTCCCCCATGTGCATTCCCGCGTGGAGCGGTTTCTGCATCCGGATGTGGGCGATCACTATCAGATCGACACTGCTCTCCGGGCTTTCGGCAATGGCGGCCTACTCGGACGCGGTCCGGGTGAAGGCCGCGTGAAGGATCTGCTGCCCGATGCCCATGCCGACTTCGTATTCGCCGTGGCGGGCGAGGAATACGGCCTGCTGATCTGCCTGTTCATCATCGCCGTGTTTGCGACCATCGTCATCCGCGCGCTGCTCAAACTGCTGCGTGAGGACGATCCCTTTCTGATCATGGCGACGGCGGGTCTTGTCACCGGCTTCGGGTTGCAGGCCTTCGTCAACATGGCCTCCACCCTGCATCTCATCCCGACCAAGGGCATGACGCTGCCGTTCATTTCCTATGGCGGCTCCTCGGCCCTCTCCATCTCGCTGGCCATCGGCATGGTGCTCGCGCTGACACGGCAACGTGTCGGGCAAAGCAGGCTCAGCCGCTCACTGACGGAACCCACCCGGGGCACATGGAAAACAGCGACATGA
- a CDS encoding UDP-N-acetylmuramoyl-L-alanyl-D-glutamate--2,6-diaminopimelate ligase, protein MKLSSLLSQSGLSQSGLTSDALTANDPEITSVTADSRQVEPGSLFVALPGTQEDGSRYIPDALAAGASALLVPDGEQAAEGQAPTVFTKTPRRSLAILAATLAGPQPEHIVAVTGTNGKTSTVDFLRQIWQGMGRISASFGTLGLISPVELPFRIPSLTTPDPVTLAKALAALRERDVTDVAMEASSHGLDQRRLDGVKIAAAGFTNLTRDHLDYHGSLEAYRTAKLRLFDTLLPGGGLAAANADMDEDTLDALRDIQRRRGLDLRLVGRKGNTIRLVAHKALPNGHQLLRLELGKKERDVTLPLPGRFQVDNALLAVALAGPDRADMEQALTLLPTLRGVRGRMEQAVMLANGASVYVDYAHTPDALARALDSLRPHVKGRLLILFGAGGDRDKGKRPLMAQEATQRADVVFVTDDNPRSEDPTAIRRDILAGAPKEVIEIADRRKAIGEALRQLQPGDVLLVAGKGHEQGQIIGDVVQPFDDVSVVKNLAAGL, encoded by the coding sequence ATGAAACTTTCCTCTCTCCTTTCCCAATCAGGTCTTTCCCAGTCGGGCCTGACATCGGACGCCCTGACGGCCAACGACCCGGAGATCACATCCGTCACCGCTGACAGCCGTCAGGTCGAACCCGGTTCCCTGTTTGTAGCGCTGCCGGGAACGCAGGAAGACGGCAGCCGCTATATTCCCGATGCGCTGGCCGCAGGCGCATCCGCCCTTCTCGTGCCGGATGGAGAGCAGGCCGCCGAGGGGCAGGCGCCAACCGTCTTCACCAAGACACCGCGTCGTTCTCTCGCGATTCTGGCCGCGACCCTTGCCGGTCCACAGCCTGAGCATATTGTCGCCGTCACCGGCACGAACGGGAAAACAAGCACCGTCGATTTCCTGCGTCAGATCTGGCAGGGCATGGGCCGCATTTCCGCGAGCTTCGGCACGCTGGGACTGATTTCTCCGGTGGAACTGCCGTTCCGCATTCCCTCCCTCACCACGCCGGACCCGGTGACGCTGGCGAAGGCGCTTGCCGCTCTCCGTGAACGGGACGTGACGGATGTGGCGATGGAAGCCTCTTCCCACGGGCTGGACCAGCGCCGTCTGGACGGGGTGAAGATCGCCGCCGCCGGTTTTACCAACCTCACCCGCGATCATCTTGATTATCATGGCTCGCTGGAAGCCTATCGCACGGCCAAACTGCGCCTGTTCGACACGCTTCTCCCCGGCGGCGGCCTTGCGGCGGCCAATGCCGACATGGATGAGGACACGCTCGACGCCCTGCGCGATATCCAGCGCCGTCGTGGTCTCGACCTTCGGCTGGTCGGGCGCAAGGGCAACACGATCCGTCTTGTCGCGCACAAGGCCCTGCCGAACGGGCATCAGCTTCTGCGGCTTGAACTCGGCAAAAAGGAAAGGGATGTGACCCTGCCGCTGCCGGGTCGTTTTCAGGTGGACAACGCCCTGCTCGCCGTGGCTCTGGCGGGACCGGACAGGGCCGACATGGAACAGGCCCTGACCCTGCTGCCGACATTGCGCGGTGTGCGCGGACGCATGGAACAGGCCGTCATGCTGGCCAACGGCGCTTCCGTCTATGTCGATTATGCCCACACGCCGGACGCGCTGGCGCGGGCGCTGGACAGCCTGCGTCCGCATGTCAAAGGCCGCCTGCTGATCCTGTTTGGCGCGGGCGGTGACAGGGACAAGGGCAAGAGACCACTCATGGCGCAGGAAGCCACACAGCGGGCCGATGTGGTGTTTGTCACGGACGACAACCCCCGCAGCGAGGACCCGACGGCAATCCGCCGCGATATTCTGGCGGGCGCTCCAAAGGAAGTCATTGAAATCGCAGATCGCCGAAAAGCCATAGGCGAGGCGCTGCGCCAGCTTCAGCCGGGTGACGTGCTTCTGGTTGCGGGCAAGGGGCATGAGCAGGGCCAGATCATCGGTGATGTCGTGCAGCCGTTCGACGATGTGAGTGTGGTGAAAAATCTGGCGGCGGGACTGTGA
- a CDS encoding peptidoglycan D,D-transpeptidase FtsI family protein, protein MPRQSSPPESSASDHEHPPQDVRITSADLRERAHLERMHVRLLGVAAGFCLLFGTVALKATFATIISPMAPEARQLRPQVPDIPKIDPKSTLTSTLTMPQVRRAMIVDRNNQVLAVSLPVAQLYANPRELMDPQDVAKKLKSVLPQMNEEETVRRLSMAKQFVYLARNITLQQELAINNFGIPGIYFEAGERRHYPQGQVAAQILGSVDIDDHGIAGVERYFDKRLINDKNPLKLSLDVRVQGVAREELAAAMQTFEAIGACAIVMDVNSGEIIAMVSLPDYDANDFAHASNDARFNRAVTGMYEPGSTFKLQTAAMALQLGVAHVWDRFSSIPIHIGRFTIADMKTDHFAPWLSLPEVMAFSSNPAAAHIALDVGAQRQQDWLKGMGFFAPVPVELPEAGRPIIPARRNWGISTVMTVGFGHGVAEPPLAIVRGTAATVNGGILIKPTLLARDEDASARTIPASATPALATPDREAGPSISGGPENGDAPSDTAMNTETADTVDVPVTPEGQRVFSPEISATLRKILRLDVKLGTGKTAEVPGYFVGGKTGTAEKIGPHGGYLKHVNIAAFTSIFPMNAPHYAVYVMLDSPKATAATHGWTTAAWNAAPTVARIISRIGPMLEVFPDTAHEAQIDAALSIPMRPSPPKGVKPLGPGNDPGDPRHVAEEKRAEEKRVEETEKKKPLKTGDANVMKHAASGQNGSQQEGGQG, encoded by the coding sequence ATGCCGCGCCAGTCGTCACCACCCGAGTCTTCCGCATCAGATCACGAACATCCCCCACAGGATGTGCGGATCACGAGCGCAGATCTGCGTGAACGGGCGCATCTGGAGCGGATGCATGTGCGGCTGCTCGGAGTCGCCGCCGGGTTCTGCCTGCTGTTCGGGACGGTGGCGCTGAAGGCCACGTTCGCCACCATCATCTCGCCCATGGCTCCCGAGGCGCGGCAGTTGCGTCCGCAGGTGCCGGACATTCCCAAGATCGATCCGAAAAGCACGCTCACCAGCACCCTGACCATGCCGCAGGTCAGACGCGCCATGATCGTCGATCGCAACAATCAGGTGCTGGCGGTCTCACTGCCGGTCGCCCAGCTTTACGCCAACCCGCGGGAACTGATGGACCCGCAGGACGTCGCGAAGAAGCTGAAGTCCGTTCTGCCGCAGATGAATGAAGAAGAGACGGTCAGACGTCTCTCGATGGCGAAACAGTTCGTCTATCTCGCGCGTAACATCACGCTCCAGCAGGAACTGGCGATCAACAATTTCGGTATTCCGGGCATTTACTTCGAAGCCGGGGAACGCCGCCATTATCCACAGGGTCAGGTCGCGGCCCAGATTCTCGGCAGCGTGGATATTGATGATCACGGCATCGCCGGTGTCGAGCGTTACTTTGACAAGCGTCTGATCAACGACAAGAATCCACTGAAACTGTCGCTTGATGTGCGCGTGCAGGGCGTGGCGCGTGAAGAACTCGCCGCCGCCATGCAGACATTCGAGGCAATCGGCGCCTGCGCCATCGTCATGGACGTCAATAGCGGTGAGATCATCGCCATGGTCAGTCTGCCTGACTATGACGCCAACGATTTCGCCCATGCGTCCAACGACGCCCGTTTCAACCGCGCCGTGACAGGCATGTACGAGCCGGGCTCCACCTTCAAGCTCCAGACCGCGGCCATGGCGCTCCAGCTTGGCGTCGCCCATGTCTGGGACCGTTTTTCCTCCATTCCCATTCATATCGGCCGGTTCACCATCGCCGACATGAAAACCGATCATTTCGCGCCATGGCTGTCCCTGCCGGAAGTCATGGCGTTCTCCTCCAATCCCGCCGCCGCCCATATCGCGCTGGATGTCGGCGCGCAGAGGCAGCAGGACTGGCTCAAGGGCATGGGCTTCTTCGCGCCGGTACCGGTCGAACTGCCTGAAGCGGGCCGTCCGATCATCCCGGCGCGCCGGAACTGGGGCATTTCAACCGTGATGACGGTCGGCTTCGGCCACGGTGTAGCGGAACCGCCGCTCGCCATCGTGCGCGGCACGGCGGCGACGGTGAACGGTGGCATTCTGATCAAGCCGACCCTCCTCGCCCGCGATGAGGACGCCAGCGCACGCACCATTCCTGCCAGCGCCACGCCTGCTCTCGCCACGCCCGACAGGGAGGCTGGTCCTTCCATCTCAGGTGGCCCTGAAAACGGCGATGCCCCCTCCGATACGGCAATGAACACGGAAACCGCCGATACGGTCGACGTCCCCGTCACACCCGAGGGGCAGCGCGTTTTTTCACCCGAAATTTCCGCAACTCTCCGCAAGATCCTGCGGCTGGACGTCAAGCTCGGCACCGGCAAGACGGCAGAGGTTCCGGGCTATTTCGTCGGTGGGAAAACAGGCACCGCCGAAAAGATCGGTCCACATGGCGGCTATCTCAAGCATGTGAATATTGCCGCCTTCACCAGCATCTTTCCCATGAACGCACCGCACTACGCCGTCTATGTCATGCTCGACAGCCCTAAGGCGACGGCGGCGACGCACGGCTGGACGACCGCCGCGTGGAACGCCGCTCCGACCGTCGCCCGGATCATCTCCCGTATTGGTCCCATGCTGGAAGTGTTCCCGGATACGGCGCATGAAGCGCAGATTGATGCGGCGCTTTCCATTCCCATGCGTCCCTCGCCCCCAAAAGGTGTAAAGCCGCTCGGCCCCGGCAACGATCCCGGCGACCCGCGTCACGTCGCCGAAGAAAAACGGGCTGAGGAAAAGCGAGTAGAAGAAACCGAGAAGAAAAAGCCTTTGAAGACGGGCGATGCGAACGTCATGAAACATGCGGCAAGCGGACAGAACGGTTCCCAACAGGAAGGCGGACAGGGTTAG